The following are encoded together in the Malaya genurostris strain Urasoe2022 chromosome 3, Malgen_1.1, whole genome shotgun sequence genome:
- the LOC131436176 gene encoding maltase A1-like, which translates to MTNSVINYRHLCTVILICLHIQYSFSANLTKLSVSDWWEKAGFYQIYPRSFKDSNGDGIGDLNGITEKLPYLKSIGIKAFWLSPIYKSPMADFGYDISDFRAIQPEYGTMADFDNMVKKKNELGLKLILDFVPNHSSDEHEWFKNSERNVSGYEDYYVWHSGKPGGDPNRNDPPNNWVEAFRGSAWRWSETRKQYYLHQFHYKQPDLNYRNPKVVTEMKNVLSFWLAKGVDGFRVDAVPCLFEDPNFLDEPISGNSNDSLNTDYLTHIYTQDLPETVDMVYQWRELMDDFKKRNGGDTRVLMTESYSSLSVVSTYFQDQNKRQGSQMPFNFQLIIHLDQNSKAAKFKTVIDSWLNIVPPGHTPNWVLGNHDRRRVASRMGGEQMADLMELVELSLPGATVTYQGEEIGMTDYELTWAETKDPAACQTSPDDYQTYTRDPARTPFHWNNGTMAGFTTGSSSWLPINPKYTTVNVESELNATKSHIKVFKRLMELRDKDDFHNVEYGTGTLGDNVFAILRSGPVSSSKPTIYVTLVNLANQQEKVNVQNLFQSFSVSSVNQLRVEVASVSSKKSEGDSVSSENVDLLPYEGLVLISAGSALILSKILIMTVLLKIFLWH; encoded by the exons ATGACCAATTCAGTAATCAATTACCGGCATCTTTGCACAGTTATTTTAATATGCCTACACATCCAGTATTCATTTAGTGCAAATTTGACTAAACTAAGTGTTAGTGATTGGTGGGAGAAAGCCGGATTTTATCAAATTTATCCCCGCTCCTTCAAGGACAGCAACGGCGATGGCATTGGCGATCTCAACGGAATAACTGAAAAGCTGCCCTATCTTAAATCTATCGGAATCAAGGCATTCTGGTTGTCACCCATTTATAAGAGTCCGATGGCCGATTTCGGTTACGACATTTCCGATTTCCGTGCTATACAGCCAGAGTACGGTACGATGGCGGACTTCGACAATATGGTTAAGAAAAAGAACGAGCTTGGATTGAAACTAATTCTAGATTTCGTTCCCAATCATTCAAGTGATGAGCACGAATGGTTCAAAAACAGTGAGCGCAATGTGTCAGGGTACGAGGATTATTACGTATGGCATAGCGGAAAACCGGGTGGTGATCCAAATCGAAATGATCCTCCGAATAACTGG GTTGAAGCTTTTCGAGGCAGTGCCTGGCGATGGAGTGAGACACGAAAGCAGTATTATTTGCATCAGTTTCACTACAAGCAACCTGATCTTAACTATAGAAATCCCAAGGTGGTTACCGAGATGAAAAACGTTCTTAGTTTTTGGCTGGCCAAGGGAGTTGACGGTTTTCGCGTAGACGCAGTACCGTGTTTGTTTGAAGATCCGAACTTCCTTGATGAACCCATATCGGGAAACTCAAACGATTCATTGAATACAGACTACCTAACCCATATCTACACGCAAGATTTACCAGAAACAGTTGATATGGTGTACCAGTGGCGTGAGTTGATGGACGACTTCAAGAAAAGAAACGGCGGAGATACACGAGTACTGATGACGGAATCATATTCAAGCCTAAGTGTTGTTAGTACTTATTTCCAAGATCAGAACAAACGTCAAGGTTCGCAAATGCCGTTCAATTTTCAACTTATAATACACTTGGACCAAAACTCAAAAGCAGCCAAGTTTAAAACTGTCATTGATTCATGGTTGAATATCGTTCCTCCAGGACACACTCCAAACTGGGTT CTTGGCAATCACGACCGACGACGCGTAGCATCTCGAATGGGAGGAGAGCAAATGGCTGATCTGATGGAACTGGTCGAATTATCGCTGCCGGGTGCAACGGTTACTTATCAAGGCGAGGAAATCGGTATGACAGACTACGAACTAACTTGGGCGGAAACCAAAGATCCGGCCGCCTGTCAAACCTCTCCAGATGATTATCAAACGTATACCAGAGATCCCGCACGTACTCCGTTTCATTGGAACAACGGAACAATGGCAGGTTTTACGACTGGCTCCTCCTCTTGGCTTCCTATAAATCCAAAGTACACTACAGTCAATGTGGAGAGTGAATTAAATGCTACCAAAAGCCACATCAAAGTGTTTAAACGACTTATGGAACTACGCGATAAGGATGATTTCCATAATGTTGAATATGGAACTGGCACGCTGGGAGATAACGTGTTTGCGATTTTACGTTCTGGACCCGTGAGCTCATCTAAGCCCACGATTTATGTCACATTGGTTAATCTAGCTAACCAGCAAGAGAAAGTAAACGTTCAAAATCTGTTCCAAAGCTTTTCAGTTTCATCCGTGAATCAGCTTCGCGTCGAAGTGGCTAGTGTTTCGTCCAAAAAATCTGAAGG AGACTCTGTGAGTTCAGAAAATGTGGACTTACTACCGTATGAGGGTCTAGTTTTGATTAGTGCTGGATCAGCTTTAATTCTCAGTAAAATTCTGATTATGACagtattattaaaaatatttttgtggcATTAA
- the LOC131436492 gene encoding maltase A1-like, whose product MTIRETMKKPQSNHNISCVFILMCMVHIQYAFGANLSQLRVSDWWEKAGFYQIYPRSYKDSNGDGIGDLNGITEKLPYLKSIGIKAFWLSPIYKSPMADFGYDISDFRAIQPEYGTMADFDNMVKKKNELGLKLVLDFVPNHSSDEHEWFKNSERNVSGYEDYYVWHSGKPGGDPNRNDPPNNWVEAFRGSAWRWSETRKQYYLHQFHYKQPDLNYRNPQVVTEMKNVLNFWLDKGVDGFRIDAVPWLFENPNLNDEPVSGNSDDPLRPEYLNHIYTQDLPETVDMVYQWRELMDEYKKKNGGDTRVLMTEAWSGLDIVSTYFQDQNKRQGSQMPFNFQLIMRLDQNSKAADFKTVIDSWLNTVPVGHIPNWVLGNHDKRRVASRMGGEHMVDLMELVELSLPGATVTYQGEEIGMTDYELTWAETKDPAACQTSPDDYQTYTRDPARTPFHWNNGTMAGFTTGSSSWLPINPKYTTVNVESELNATKSHIKVFKRLMELRDKDDFHNVEYGTGTLGDNVFAILRSGPVSSSKPTIYVTLVNLANQQEKVNVQNLFQSFSVSSVNQLRVEVASVSSKRSEGDSVSSENVELLPYEGLVLISAGSALILSKIIVLMVVIKMFFLH is encoded by the exons ATGACCATACGAGAGACAATGAAAAAACCGCAAAGCAATCACAATATTTCCTGTGTGTTTATTTTGATGTGCATGGTGCATATTCAGTATGCATTCGGTGCAAATCTATCTCAACTGAGGGTTAGTGATTGGTGGGAGAAAGCCGGGTTTTATCAAATTTATCCGCGCTCCTACAAGGACAGCAATGGTGATGGCATCGGCGATCTCAACGGAATAACTGAAAAGCTGCCCTATCTTAAATCTATCGGAATCAAGGCTTTCTGGTTGTCACCCATTTATAAGAGTCCGATGGCCGATTTCGGTTATGACATTTCCGATTTCCGGGCTATACAGCCAGAGTACGGTACGATGGCGGACTTCGACAATATGGTTAAGAAAAAGAACGAGCTTGGATTGAAACTAGTTCTAGATTTCGTTCCCAATCATTCAAGTGATGAGCACGAATGGTTCAAAAACAGTGAGCGCAATGTGTCAGGGTACGAGGATTATTACGTATGGCATAGCGGAAAACCGGGTGGTGATCCAAATCGAAACGATCCACCGAATAATTGG GTAGAAGCCTTTCGTGGCAGTGCCTGGCGATGGAGTGAAACACGGAAGCAGTACTATCTGCACCAGTTCCATTATAAACAGCCAGATCTCAACTATCGTAATCCCCAGGTGGTTACCGAAATGAAAAACGTTCTTAACTTTTGGTTGGATAAGGGAGTTGACGGTTTTCGCATAGATGCAGTTCCATGGTTGTTTGAGAATCCCAACCTAAACGACGAACCTGTATCGGGAAATTCAGATGATCCATTACGACCAGAATATCTCAATCACATTTACACACAGGATTTACCAGAAACCGTTGATATGGTATACCAGTGGCGCGAGCTTATggatgaatacaaaaaaaagaacGGCGGGGACACGCGAGTTCTTATGACCGAGGCATGGTCAGGTCTGGATATTGTTAGTACTTATTTCCAAGATCAAAACAAACGTCAAGGTTCGCAAATGCCGTTCAACTTCCAGCTAATTATGCGCTTGGACCAGAATTCCAAAGCAGCTGATTTTAAAACCGTTATTGATTCATGGTTGAATACTGTACCTGTAGGTCACATACCAAACTGGGTT CTCGGAAATCACGACAAACGACGCGTAGCATCTCGAATGGGAGGAGAACACATGGTTGATCTGATGGAACTGGTCGAATTATCGCTGCCGGGTGCAACGGTTACTTACCAAGGCGAGGAAATCGGTATGACAGACTACGAACTAACTTGGGCGGAGACCAAAGATCCGGCCGCCTGTCAAACCTCTCCAGATGATTACCAAACGTATACCAGAGATCCCGCACGTACTCCGTTTCATTGGAACAACGGAACAATGGCAGGTTTTACGACTGGCTCCTCCTCTTGGCTTCCTATAAATCCGAAGTACACTACAGTCAATGTGGAGAGTGAATTAAATGCTACCAAAAGCCACATCAAAGTGTTTAAACGACTTATGGAACTACGCGATAAGGATGATTTCCATAATGTTGAATATGGAACTGGCACGCTGGGAGATAACGTGTTTGCGATTTTACGTTCTGGACCCGTGAGCTCATCTAAGCCCACGATTTATGTCACATTGGTTAATCTAGCTAACCAGCAAGAGAAAGTAAACGTTCAAAATCTGTTCCAAAGCTTTTCAGTTTCATCCGTGAATCAGCTTCGCGTCGAAGTGGCTAGTGTTTCGTCCAAAAGATCTGAAGG AGACTCTGTGAGTTCAGAAAATGTGGAATTACTACCGTATGAGGGTCTAGTTTTGATTAGTGCTGGATCAGCTTTAATTCTCAGTAAAATTATAGTTCTGATGGTAGTAATAAAAATGTTCTTTTTGCATTAA